One region of Vulgatibacter sp. genomic DNA includes:
- a CDS encoding epoxide hydrolase family protein, producing MSKQEVEMSASRAESAIRQFTFDFPEAELEELRSRIRATRWPDKESVDDQTQGTPLATIQALARYWASDYDWRKCEARLKAVPHFITTIDGLDIHFVHVRSKHEDALPMIVTHGWPGSVIEQLKIVGPLTDPTAYGGSASEAFHLVIPSMPGYGFSGKPTAPGWDPVRMARAWAELMQRLGYTRYVAQGGDWGAQVTELMGELAPPGLIGIHTNMPGTVPADINARLMKGEPLPSGLSDEERRACEQLAFFYGKHLAYALMMGTRPQTLTGLADSPIGLAAFLIDHDDASLQLISETFAGERRGLSKDDVLDNITFFWLTNTAISAARLYWENKGPFFGRKDISLPVAMSIFPDELYQAPRSWAEQAYPNLIHYNRLDRGGHFAAWEQPELFVRELREGFRSLREMSEPATPYMPSFDQAPADTHA from the coding sequence GTGAGCAAGCAGGAGGTCGAGATGTCCGCCTCACGTGCCGAGTCGGCGATTCGGCAGTTCACGTTCGATTTTCCGGAGGCGGAGCTCGAGGAGCTGCGAAGCCGCATCCGCGCGACACGATGGCCGGACAAAGAGTCGGTCGACGATCAGACGCAGGGCACACCGCTCGCCACGATCCAGGCGCTGGCCCGCTATTGGGCGTCCGACTACGACTGGCGGAAGTGCGAGGCGAGGCTCAAGGCGGTGCCGCACTTCATCACGACGATCGACGGGCTGGACATCCACTTCGTGCACGTGCGCTCGAAGCACGAAGACGCTCTGCCAATGATCGTGACGCACGGATGGCCCGGCTCGGTCATCGAGCAGCTCAAGATCGTCGGACCACTCACCGATCCCACCGCGTACGGCGGGAGCGCTTCGGAGGCGTTCCATCTGGTCATCCCGTCGATGCCCGGCTACGGATTCTCGGGCAAGCCCACTGCGCCGGGATGGGACCCCGTCCGCATGGCGCGCGCCTGGGCCGAGCTCATGCAGCGACTCGGCTACACGCGGTACGTGGCCCAGGGCGGTGACTGGGGCGCGCAGGTTACGGAGCTGATGGGGGAGCTGGCTCCTCCAGGGCTGATTGGCATCCACACCAACATGCCCGGGACGGTTCCGGCCGACATCAACGCGAGGCTGATGAAAGGTGAGCCGCTGCCGTCCGGCCTTTCCGACGAGGAGAGGCGAGCGTGTGAGCAGCTCGCCTTCTTCTATGGCAAGCACCTCGCCTACGCGCTGATGATGGGCACGCGCCCGCAAACATTGACGGGACTGGCCGACTCACCGATCGGCCTTGCGGCATTCCTCATCGACCACGACGACGCCAGCCTGCAACTGATCTCCGAGACGTTCGCCGGGGAGCGCCGGGGGCTCAGCAAAGACGACGTCCTCGACAACATCACATTCTTCTGGCTGACCAACACGGCGATCTCCGCGGCCCGTCTCTATTGGGAGAACAAGGGGCCCTTCTTCGGCCGCAAGGACATCTCGCTGCCCGTGGCGATGAGCATCTTCCCCGACGAGCTGTACCAGGCGCCGCGGAGTTGGGCCGAGCAGGCGTATCCCAATCTCATCCATTACAACCGGCTCGACAGGGGCGGACACTTTGCCGCCTGGGAGCAGCCCGAGCTCTTCGTGCGCGAGCTCCGCGAAGGCTTCCGCTCGCTGCGCGAGATGAGCGAGCCGGCGACTCCCTACATGCCCTCGTTCGACCAGGCGCCTGCCGACACGCACGCGTAA
- a CDS encoding alpha/beta fold hydrolase, protein MAALAAALPAPDAPPYRVAQGGTAMQPTSTSHPIAEGPGTVSDAPSLPDGFTDTFTSRFVDVGEVRLHAVVGGEGPPLLLVHGWPESWYAWRLLMPALARDFEVIAVDQRGMGLSDKPAGGYDTGTLARDMIGLMEALGHQRFAAVGHDTGFAICYALAADWPDRVERVVLAEIPGSPGASPSPPIFVPGPINDRLWHLPFNRIEKLNEQLVAGREELFFRWEFDAAAKKLPDEVIRYYVRGLSDPDALRGSFGWYRALDTTIAQDGERKARRLRMPVLAVGGEASFGEMVAGALRLVADDVHGLVIPGAGHFVAEEAPDEMLAALGTFLAPYRDAAQAESGALREQGP, encoded by the coding sequence ATGGCGGCGCTCGCCGCCGCACTTCCCGCGCCTGACGCGCCACCCTACCGTGTCGCGCAAGGGGGTACCGCCATGCAGCCGACATCCACCAGCCATCCGATTGCGGAAGGGCCCGGCACCGTCTCGGATGCGCCGAGCCTTCCCGATGGCTTCACCGACACCTTCACGAGCCGCTTCGTCGACGTTGGCGAGGTGCGCCTGCACGCAGTCGTCGGCGGCGAGGGGCCGCCGCTGCTGCTGGTCCACGGCTGGCCGGAGAGTTGGTACGCGTGGCGCTTGCTCATGCCGGCGCTGGCCCGGGATTTCGAAGTCATCGCGGTCGACCAGCGCGGGATGGGGCTCTCGGACAAGCCTGCAGGTGGCTACGATACCGGGACCCTCGCCCGTGACATGATTGGACTGATGGAAGCCCTCGGTCACCAGCGTTTCGCTGCGGTCGGGCATGATACCGGCTTCGCCATCTGCTACGCGCTTGCCGCCGATTGGCCGGACCGGGTCGAGCGAGTGGTCCTGGCCGAGATCCCGGGCTCCCCCGGGGCCTCTCCCTCACCGCCGATCTTCGTCCCCGGGCCGATCAACGATCGCCTGTGGCACCTGCCGTTCAACCGGATCGAGAAGCTGAACGAACAACTGGTCGCGGGACGGGAGGAGCTCTTCTTCCGCTGGGAGTTCGACGCAGCCGCGAAGAAGCTGCCCGACGAGGTCATTCGTTATTACGTGCGCGGCCTCTCGGATCCCGACGCCCTGCGCGGCAGCTTCGGGTGGTACCGGGCGCTCGATACGACCATCGCGCAGGACGGCGAGCGCAAGGCGAGGCGGTTGCGCATGCCGGTCCTGGCGGTTGGCGGCGAGGCGAGCTTCGGCGAGATGGTCGCGGGTGCGCTCCGACTCGTCGCAGACGACGTGCACGGCCTCGTGATCCCCGGCGCGGGTCACTTCGTGGCCGAGGAAGCACCCGACGAGATGCTGGCGGCGCTCGGCACCTTCCTCGCTCCTTATCGCGACGCCGCACAGGCCGAGAGCGGGGCCCTGCGTGAGCAAGGCCCCTGA
- a CDS encoding ZIP family metal transporter, protein MPLLGQAVAWGLIAGSGLLLGAVAAVSLSGRLPHRVIAGTMSFGGGVLIAQLSVDLMEAAFRRGGPAAATAGFLAGAVVFCSANWRLSRAGARHRNRCGGCVQQPTESQHPGSGRAIALGAVLDGIPESLVIGLSLLGGERTGIGLVAGFFLANIPQGLSSASGMLKARRSTRYIFGVWTGIPVSGGLASGAGLLLLGGAPPAVLATILAFAAGGVLAMLAESMIPEAAEDAQPFTGLFAVLGFLCAFLILKAVD, encoded by the coding sequence TTGCCGCTCCTCGGACAGGCCGTGGCATGGGGACTGATCGCGGGTTCTGGGCTCCTGCTCGGAGCCGTGGCGGCCGTCTCGCTGTCCGGCCGTCTTCCCCATCGAGTCATCGCCGGGACGATGAGCTTCGGCGGCGGCGTCCTGATCGCGCAGCTCTCGGTCGACCTCATGGAGGCCGCCTTCCGACGGGGAGGTCCTGCAGCAGCAACGGCAGGCTTCCTGGCGGGTGCCGTCGTCTTCTGCTCGGCGAATTGGCGCTTGTCACGGGCGGGTGCGAGGCACCGCAACCGATGCGGCGGGTGCGTGCAGCAACCGACGGAGTCACAGCATCCGGGCAGCGGACGAGCGATCGCGCTCGGCGCCGTGCTCGACGGCATCCCCGAGTCGCTCGTCATCGGCCTGTCGTTGCTGGGGGGCGAGAGGACCGGGATCGGACTGGTGGCAGGCTTCTTTCTCGCCAACATCCCGCAGGGACTCTCGAGCGCCTCCGGCATGCTGAAGGCGCGCCGGTCGACGCGCTACATCTTCGGCGTCTGGACCGGGATTCCCGTGAGCGGGGGCCTGGCGTCCGGCGCGGGCCTGCTCCTGCTGGGCGGCGCGCCCCCGGCGGTCCTGGCGACCATCCTGGCCTTCGCGGCAGGCGGCGTGCTGGCGATGCTCGCAGAGTCGATGATCCCCGAGGCCGCCGAGGATGCACAGCCATTCACCGGCCTCTTCGCCGTATTGGGCTTTCTCTGCGCCTTCCTGATTCTGAAGGCCGTCGACTGA
- a CDS encoding bifunctional methionine sulfoxide reductase B/A protein, with product MTQEGATEPRFRNPFWKHTEAGLYVDVVSGEPLFSSLDKFDSHSGWPSFTQPLSRQAVRERTDRSHGMIRAEVRSTQADSHLGHVFADGPSPTGMRYCINSAALRFVPRDRLEAEGYGEWAKRFEDAKPSVEQEEVAVLAGGCFWGVEELLRALPGVIDTEVGYAGGSTTAPKYDDVTTGRTGHAEAVQVVFDPSKLTYEALLRFFFRIHDPTTRNRQGNDAGSQYRSSIFVFDDDQRVVAERVKAEVERSGKWDNPIVTEIVAHGSFYPAEADHQDYLRKNPGGYTCHYVRD from the coding sequence GTGACGCAGGAGGGGGCCACGGAGCCTCGCTTCCGGAATCCATTCTGGAAGCACACGGAGGCAGGCCTGTACGTGGACGTCGTTTCGGGCGAGCCGCTGTTCAGCTCGCTGGACAAATTCGACTCGCACAGCGGCTGGCCGAGCTTCACGCAACCCTTGTCCCGGCAGGCTGTGCGCGAGCGGACCGACCGGTCGCACGGGATGATCCGCGCTGAGGTGCGCTCCACCCAGGCCGACTCCCACCTCGGGCATGTTTTTGCCGACGGGCCTTCCCCGACGGGGATGCGCTACTGCATCAACTCGGCGGCGCTGCGGTTCGTCCCCAGGGACAGACTCGAGGCGGAGGGATACGGCGAGTGGGCGAAGCGCTTCGAGGACGCGAAGCCCAGCGTCGAGCAGGAGGAGGTCGCCGTGCTCGCCGGCGGTTGTTTCTGGGGCGTGGAGGAGCTGCTGCGCGCGCTGCCGGGGGTCATCGATACCGAAGTCGGATATGCCGGCGGCAGCACCACGGCTCCGAAGTACGACGACGTGACGACGGGGCGCACCGGACACGCGGAAGCGGTCCAGGTGGTCTTCGACCCCTCGAAGCTGACCTACGAAGCGCTGCTCCGATTCTTCTTCCGCATCCACGATCCCACCACGAGGAATCGGCAGGGGAACGATGCAGGCTCGCAGTACCGCTCGAGCATCTTCGTCTTCGACGACGACCAGCGTGTGGTGGCGGAGCGGGTGAAGGCCGAGGTCGAGCGCTCCGGAAAATGGGATAACCCGATCGTCACGGAGATCGTCGCGCACGGAAGCTTCTATCCGGCCGAAGCCGACCACCAGGACTACCTGCGCAAGAATCCCGGCGGGTACACCTGCCACTACGTCCGCGACTGA
- a CDS encoding MFS transporter, producing MSQVRLGLRENIGQFSLLVLVNAFVGAMVGMERTILPPIAEEEFQLAAKTAVLSFIVVFGVTKAFTNYLAGRLSDRFGRKHVLVGGWLVAAPVPFLLMWAPSWSWVLFANALLGVSQGLTWSTTVIMKIDLVGPAKRGLAMGLNEFAGYFAVAASALATGLVAAQYGLRPEPFFLGVGFVVLGLALSVLAVRETKHHVAAEAKLHGDLPAGGMPTQRAIFLRTSLLDRNLSSVSQAGLVNNLNDGMAWGLFPLFFAAAQMDLERIGLLAAIYPATWGIAQIFTGALSDRVGRKWLIAAGMWVQAIGIAVTVLSASFAGFAAGGVLLGLGTAMVYPTLLAAIGDVAHPSWRASSVGVYRLWRDLGYAVGALLAGLVADALGVPAAMWTVALLTFGSGLLVAVRMRETMHPRHGGQAGLSIDGATLPARQSRT from the coding sequence ATGAGCCAGGTTCGGCTCGGCCTGCGGGAGAACATCGGGCAGTTCTCGCTGCTCGTGCTGGTCAACGCCTTCGTCGGCGCCATGGTCGGGATGGAGCGCACCATCCTCCCGCCGATCGCCGAGGAGGAGTTCCAGCTCGCCGCGAAGACTGCCGTGCTCTCGTTCATCGTCGTCTTCGGCGTGACCAAGGCCTTCACCAACTATCTCGCGGGCCGGCTCTCCGATCGCTTCGGCCGCAAGCACGTGCTCGTCGGGGGCTGGCTGGTGGCGGCGCCCGTTCCCTTCCTGCTGATGTGGGCGCCGAGCTGGTCGTGGGTTCTCTTCGCCAACGCGCTCCTCGGCGTGAGCCAGGGCCTCACCTGGTCGACGACCGTGATCATGAAGATCGACCTGGTGGGGCCCGCGAAGCGGGGCCTCGCCATGGGGCTCAACGAATTCGCCGGCTACTTCGCCGTTGCCGCCAGCGCGCTGGCCACCGGCTTGGTCGCCGCGCAATACGGCCTGCGCCCAGAGCCGTTCTTCCTCGGCGTGGGCTTCGTCGTCCTGGGACTCGCGCTCTCCGTGCTCGCGGTGCGTGAGACGAAGCACCACGTCGCCGCCGAGGCAAAGCTCCATGGCGATCTGCCAGCAGGTGGCATGCCCACCCAGCGGGCGATATTCCTGCGAACCTCGCTACTCGACCGCAACCTCTCCAGCGTCAGCCAGGCGGGGCTCGTCAACAACCTGAACGACGGCATGGCGTGGGGCCTCTTCCCGCTCTTCTTCGCCGCGGCGCAGATGGACCTCGAGCGGATCGGCCTGCTCGCAGCGATCTACCCTGCCACCTGGGGCATCGCCCAGATCTTCACCGGCGCCCTGTCGGATCGGGTGGGCCGCAAGTGGCTCATCGCCGCCGGCATGTGGGTGCAGGCGATCGGGATCGCGGTGACGGTGCTGTCGGCGTCGTTCGCCGGCTTCGCCGCCGGCGGGGTGCTGCTCGGCCTGGGCACCGCGATGGTCTACCCCACCCTGCTCGCCGCCATCGGCGACGTGGCGCACCCGTCGTGGCGGGCCTCCTCCGTCGGCGTCTACCGGCTCTGGCGTGACCTCGGCTATGCCGTCGGCGCGCTCCTCGCCGGCCTGGTCGCCGACGCGCTGGGCGTGCCGGCGGCGATGTGGACGGTGGCGCTGCTCACCTTCGGCTCGGGGCTGCTGGTCGCGGTCCGGATGCGCGAGACGATGCACCCGCGGCACGGTGGGCAGGCCGGGCTTTCGATCGACGGTGCGACGCTGCCGGCGCGTCAGTCGCGGACGTAG
- a CDS encoding ArsR/SmtB family transcription factor, whose amino-acid sequence MTRPKNPHKDAIYEQFARIGKAISAPKRLQLIDVLSQGPRTVEALAEQADLSLANASQHLQVLRAARLVETEKKGLYVEYRLADAEVGRFFVALRSLAEARLAEVEQITRDVLGAGDAMEPIEGEELRRRIKRGEVTVVDVRPPEEFRAGHVPGAISLPLAELHKRLGELPNDREIVAYCRGPYCVMAVEAVALLRKKGFRARRMEEGVVDWRARGWRVATGEGAAR is encoded by the coding sequence ATGACGCGACCCAAGAACCCCCACAAGGACGCGATCTACGAGCAGTTCGCGCGGATCGGGAAGGCGATCTCGGCACCCAAGCGGTTGCAGCTGATCGACGTGCTCAGCCAGGGCCCGCGGACGGTGGAGGCGCTCGCCGAGCAGGCCGACCTCTCGCTCGCCAACGCCTCGCAGCACCTGCAGGTCCTGCGGGCCGCGCGCCTGGTCGAAACCGAGAAGAAGGGGCTCTACGTCGAGTACCGCCTGGCGGACGCCGAAGTCGGACGCTTCTTCGTCGCGCTCCGGTCGTTGGCGGAGGCGCGCCTCGCCGAGGTGGAGCAGATCACCCGCGACGTTCTCGGGGCCGGGGACGCGATGGAGCCGATCGAGGGCGAGGAGCTGCGCCGTCGGATCAAACGAGGCGAGGTGACCGTCGTCGACGTGCGCCCACCGGAGGAGTTCCGCGCCGGCCACGTCCCCGGCGCGATCTCGCTGCCGCTCGCCGAGTTGCACAAGCGCCTCGGGGAGCTGCCGAACGACCGCGAGATCGTCGCCTATTGCCGCGGCCCCTATTGCGTGATGGCCGTCGAGGCCGTCGCGCTCCTGCGGAAGAAGGGTTTTCGCGCCAGGCGGATGGAAGAGGGCGTCGTCGACTGGCGGGCGCGTGGCTGGCGTGTCGCCACCGGCGAGGGAGCCGCGCGATGA
- a CDS encoding glycoside hydrolase family 15 protein, translated as MSDARIADYAPIGDGRSLALVSRTGSIDWLCWPRLDSPSLFASLLDPAAGHWSIRPAGALQPRRRYLPETNVLQTDWEGPDGALEVTDWMAAATEAEKRRRLWPEHALVRRVRCGRGPLEVIVEFAPRPAYGKAPRWTRGEGSMRRVEAGGGLLVLQSDRTLVADGERARLVLRPGEQCCFLLTWASEAPAVLPPPESFAEDALALTTTWWRTWAGRMRYDGPWRALVLRSALAVKLLTFAPSGAIAAAGTTSLPERLGGDLNWDYRFCWVRDASLTVRALLSLGYEAEADAFVSWMLHATRLTRPEMKVLYDLYGREPPAEYELPWAGFRGSRPVRINNGASDQLQLDSYGEVIDAVAQLVRIGREVDGETNRMLGDFGSFVCRNWERPDSGIWEPREPLQHYSHSKVLCWVALERLLELQDRGSLRRLPVERFRQNRDQLAATIRGRAWSPSLGSYVQTLGGSRLDASSLLFSWYGFEDARSERMRGTAAALLERLSPAPGLLYRYDQSIEAGEGAFAICSFWFAEYLARGGGSLQAAEQMFAMAARFANDLGLLSEEIEPRSGELLGNFPQAFSHIGLISAALAIEERRRQTARRAAEVAR; from the coding sequence ATGAGCGACGCTCGGATTGCCGACTACGCGCCCATCGGCGACGGGCGCAGCCTGGCGCTCGTTTCGCGCACGGGTTCGATCGACTGGCTCTGCTGGCCGAGGCTGGACAGCCCCAGCCTCTTTGCGAGCCTCCTCGACCCGGCGGCGGGCCACTGGAGCATCCGTCCCGCCGGCGCGCTCCAACCGCGCCGGCGCTACCTCCCCGAAACGAACGTGCTGCAGACCGACTGGGAGGGGCCGGACGGCGCCCTGGAGGTGACCGATTGGATGGCGGCTGCGACGGAGGCCGAGAAGCGCCGACGCCTCTGGCCCGAGCACGCACTCGTCCGGCGGGTGCGCTGCGGACGGGGCCCGCTGGAGGTGATCGTCGAGTTCGCCCCTCGACCGGCCTACGGCAAGGCGCCCCGGTGGACACGCGGCGAAGGCTCGATGCGCCGCGTGGAAGCGGGCGGAGGTCTCCTCGTCCTCCAGAGCGACAGGACGCTGGTCGCAGATGGCGAGCGAGCGCGGCTGGTGCTGCGCCCCGGGGAGCAGTGCTGCTTCCTGCTCACCTGGGCCTCCGAGGCCCCCGCAGTCCTGCCTCCTCCCGAATCGTTTGCCGAAGACGCGCTCGCGCTGACGACCACCTGGTGGCGCACCTGGGCGGGCCGGATGCGCTACGACGGCCCCTGGCGGGCGCTCGTGCTGCGCAGCGCGCTCGCCGTGAAGCTCCTCACCTTCGCGCCCTCCGGGGCCATCGCTGCTGCAGGCACCACGTCCTTGCCTGAGCGCCTCGGCGGCGACCTCAACTGGGATTACCGGTTCTGCTGGGTCCGCGACGCGTCGCTCACCGTCCGCGCGCTGCTCTCGCTCGGCTACGAGGCCGAGGCGGACGCTTTCGTGAGCTGGATGCTGCACGCCACGCGCCTCACCCGCCCCGAGATGAAGGTGCTCTACGATCTGTACGGACGTGAGCCTCCCGCCGAATACGAGCTTCCGTGGGCAGGCTTTCGGGGCTCGAGGCCGGTCCGGATCAACAACGGCGCATCCGACCAGCTGCAGCTCGATTCCTACGGCGAGGTGATCGACGCCGTGGCGCAGCTGGTGCGGATCGGCCGAGAGGTCGACGGCGAAACCAACCGCATGCTGGGAGACTTCGGCAGCTTCGTCTGCAGGAACTGGGAGCGGCCGGACAGCGGGATCTGGGAGCCGCGCGAGCCGCTGCAGCACTACAGCCACTCGAAGGTCCTCTGCTGGGTGGCGCTCGAGCGACTGCTCGAGTTGCAGGACCGTGGTTCGCTCCGGCGCCTGCCGGTGGAGCGCTTTCGGCAGAACCGGGACCAGCTCGCTGCCACGATCCGGGGCCGGGCGTGGAGTCCGAGCCTCGGCAGCTACGTGCAGACCCTGGGCGGAAGCCGCCTCGATGCGAGCAGCCTGCTCTTCAGCTGGTACGGCTTCGAGGACGCGCGCTCCGAGCGGATGCGCGGGACAGCCGCTGCGTTGCTCGAGCGCCTCTCGCCTGCCCCCGGACTCCTCTACCGCTACGACCAGAGCATCGAGGCCGGGGAGGGCGCCTTCGCCATCTGCTCGTTCTGGTTCGCCGAGTACCTGGCGCGCGGGGGCGGCAGCCTGCAGGCAGCGGAGCAGATGTTCGCCATGGCGGCTCGCTTTGCCAACGACCTGGGCCTCCTCTCCGAGGAGATCGAGCCGCGCAGTGGCGAGCTCCTCGGCAACTTCCCCCAGGCGTTCTCGCACATCGGCCTGATCAGCGCGGCGCTCGCCATCGAGGAGCGGCGCCGCCAGACCGCACGCAGGGCAGCGGAGGTGGCACGGTGA
- a CDS encoding type II toxin-antitoxin system ParD family antitoxin yields MSTMNISLPDALKAFVGEQVAERGYGSSSEYVRERIRKDQERQQLRRLLLEGAASVLSSPADAAWFEQLRGRVRGRGDE; encoded by the coding sequence ATGAGCACGATGAACATCTCGCTGCCCGACGCCCTGAAGGCTTTCGTCGGCGAGCAGGTTGCCGAGCGTGGATATGGCAGCAGCAGCGAGTACGTCCGCGAGCGGATTCGGAAGGATCAGGAGCGCCAGCAACTGCGCCGCCTATTGCTCGAGGGGGCGGCATCCGTGCTGTCGTCCCCTGCGGATGCTGCCTGGTTCGAGCAGCTTCGGGGCCGGGTCCGCGGACGCGGAGACGAGTGA